The region GAGAACGACATGCATCAGCCGGCAACGCATGTCATCGCCGTTGCCTCGGGCAAGGGGGGCGTGGGCAAATCCACCACCGCCATCAATCTGGCGCTGGCCTTCCAGTCCCTTGGCAAGACCGTGGCCATTCTGGATGCCGATATCTATGGCCCGTCCCTGCCCCGGCTGCTGGGGCTGAACCGCAAGCCCACCGCGGAAAACAACAAGCTGATCCCGCTTGATGCCTATGGGCTGAAAGCCATGTCCATCGGGTTTCTGGTCGATGAAGACGCGCCGACCATCTGGCGCGGCCCCATGGTCATGTCCGCGCTGGAACAGATGCTCCGGGATGTCGCCTGGGGCGAGCCGGACATTCTGGTGATCGACATGCCGCCGGGAACGGGCGATGCCCAGCTTACCCTGTCGCAGCGGGCGAAACTTGCCGGCGCGGTGATCGTTTCAACACCGCAGGATCTGGCGCTGATTGATGCCCGCAAGGGGCTGAACATGTTCCGCAAGGTCAATGTGCCCGTGCTGGGGATCATTGAAAACATGAGCTATTTCATCTGCCCGTCCTGCGGGGAGAATTCACCCATCTTCGGCCATGGCGGCGCCGAAGCGGAAGCCCGCAAACTCGGCCTGCCCTTTCTCGGCAAGATCCCGCTGGAGATGGAAATCAGGGCGACGGCCGATGCCGGCACGCCGATCGTCGCAAGCCAGCCGGAAAGCAGCCATGCCGAAGCCTACCGAAAGATAGCCGAAACCCTGCTCGCAAGCCTGCCGGAAAGCGCCAAACCAGCGCCGAGGATCACCATTAATTAATAGCCGGCAAATTAATGGCCGGGTGACGCGGGTATCTGCCCTATCGATACGGCTCAGGATGGAGGCGTTCGAGCGTCACATAGGCATAAGATGGCAAATCTCCTTCAGCCGGGATCGTCTCACGGCTGGTTTCCCGCCAGTCCGAAGAGAT is a window of Alphaproteobacteria bacterium LSUCC0684 DNA encoding:
- a CDS encoding P-loop NTPase, encoding MTQTLSQEDVLKALSSVSLDGEVIDLVARGQISGVIIKEGHIGFSLEIDPADASAAAPLKNAAESVVLALPGVLSATAMLTAHSKPKPQGGEAPSQGHTHQGHHHGGENDMHQPATHVIAVASGKGGVGKSTTAINLALAFQSLGKTVAILDADIYGPSLPRLLGLNRKPTAENNKLIPLDAYGLKAMSIGFLVDEDAPTIWRGPMVMSALEQMLRDVAWGEPDILVIDMPPGTGDAQLTLSQRAKLAGAVIVSTPQDLALIDARKGLNMFRKVNVPVLGIIENMSYFICPSCGENSPIFGHGGAEAEARKLGLPFLGKIPLEMEIRATADAGTPIVASQPESSHAEAYRKIAETLLASLPESAKPAPRITIN